One window of the Mycoplasmopsis anatis genome contains the following:
- a CDS encoding ribonuclease J — protein MNPTRIIPLGGVQEIGKATLLIEQDDHIFLIDAGIKFADTFTTGIKGIIPNYSYLNLPDKKVEALFITHGHEDHIGGVIYLVKQTKLKKIFAPKIAISYLKLKFEEHKITRKIEFVEIDKNDSYKFPKGVVVDFWTAQHSIPDAFGVRITTPHGKIMCTGDFRFDYTPIGNYTDFARLDEIGKQGLTALLSDSTNAMRPYHSPSEKDILIDIKKHMENAKRKIIITAFASNLTRVKVIIELAAQLNKKIVTFGRSMIQGIKIGRKLGYIDVPSDIFIDKKQLSSIDDSKLVVLTTGSQGEQLAALSRMSYGKHPSIKISKGDTVIFSSSPIPGNRMVIELLINRLYKLGATIKENGTDGYLHTSGHAYRHEHDKIFQLTKPKYFIPYHGEYRMSIVHGQSAVENGVDSKNIIIPEPGRVYLMKDEIITPTNETIDYGPIYIDGTSILNTNAALIKERAKLGTSGFVSTILTINKKTNSIIGKPQIISRGAFFVKNSTKLIEETKRIVHGSILHCIRNNSNWTIPELKQLIIDRLSTLYHKERRRVPLIIPIFNIIEQDESKEKNNKNKKDKKLKVTFESDQKTNTQQKRSGVAQAEKIVEEMRKSITKKVRETEEHMYNEMSEDEEL, from the coding sequence ATGAACCCAACAAGAATTATACCGTTAGGTGGAGTTCAGGAAATTGGTAAGGCAACTCTATTAATTGAACAAGATGATCACATCTTTTTAATTGATGCAGGTATTAAATTTGCTGACACTTTCACAACCGGAATTAAAGGAATAATTCCAAATTATTCTTACTTAAATTTACCTGATAAAAAAGTTGAAGCTTTATTTATAACTCATGGACATGAAGATCATATTGGTGGAGTTATATATTTAGTTAAACAAACAAAACTAAAGAAAATTTTCGCACCTAAAATTGCAATTAGTTATTTAAAATTAAAATTTGAGGAACATAAAATAACTCGCAAAATTGAATTTGTTGAGATTGATAAAAATGATAGTTACAAATTTCCAAAAGGAGTTGTGGTTGATTTTTGAACAGCTCAACACTCAATCCCTGATGCTTTTGGTGTTAGAATTACTACTCCACATGGAAAAATTATGTGTACTGGTGATTTTAGATTTGACTATACACCTATAGGTAACTACACAGATTTTGCTCGTTTAGATGAAATTGGTAAACAAGGTCTTACTGCGTTACTTAGTGACTCTACAAATGCGATGCGTCCATATCACTCACCAAGTGAAAAAGATATTTTAATCGACATTAAAAAACATATGGAAAATGCAAAGCGTAAGATTATTATCACTGCATTTGCTTCAAATTTAACTAGAGTTAAAGTTATTATCGAGCTCGCTGCACAGTTAAATAAGAAAATTGTAACTTTTGGTCGCTCAATGATTCAAGGAATAAAAATTGGTCGTAAATTAGGTTATATTGATGTTCCTTCGGATATTTTCATTGATAAAAAACAACTCTCTTCTATTGATGATTCAAAATTAGTTGTTTTAACCACAGGTTCACAAGGAGAACAGCTAGCAGCACTATCAAGAATGTCTTACGGAAAGCATCCTTCAATTAAAATTTCTAAAGGTGATACTGTCATTTTCTCAAGTAGTCCAATCCCAGGAAATAGAATGGTTATAGAATTACTTATAAACAGACTTTACAAACTAGGTGCTACAATCAAGGAAAATGGTACTGATGGATATTTACATACTTCAGGACATGCTTACCGTCATGAACATGATAAGATCTTTCAATTAACTAAACCTAAGTATTTTATCCCATACCATGGTGAATATAGAATGTCAATTGTACATGGTCAAAGTGCAGTTGAAAACGGAGTTGATTCTAAAAATATCATTATTCCTGAACCTGGAAGAGTTTATTTAATGAAAGATGAAATTATCACTCCAACCAATGAAACAATAGACTATGGACCGATATATATCGACGGTACTTCAATTTTAAATACTAATGCTGCACTAATTAAAGAACGTGCTAAATTAGGAACTTCTGGTTTTGTTTCAACTATTTTAACAATTAATAAAAAAACTAATTCTATTATTGGTAAACCTCAAATTATTAGTCGTGGAGCTTTCTTTGTAAAAAATTCGACTAAACTAATTGAAGAAACAAAAAGAATTGTTCACGGTTCAATATTACATTGCATTAGAAATAATTCAAATTGAACAATTCCTGAATTAAAACAACTTATTATTGACCGTCTTTCAACCTTATATCACAAAGAAAGAAGACGTGTTCCATTAATCATCCCTATTTTTAACATTATTGAACAAGATGAGTCAAAAGAAAAAAATAACAAAAACAAAAAAGATAAAAAATTAAAAGTTACTTTTGAATCTGATCAAAAAACAAATACTCAACAAAAGCGTTCAGGTGTTGCTCAAGCTGAAAAAATCGTTGAAGAAATGAGAAAAAGCATTACTAAAAAAGTAAGAGAAACTGAAGAACATATGTATAATGAAATGTCAGAAGATGAGGAGCTATAA
- the hpt gene encoding hypoxanthine phosphoribosyltransferase yields MVDVDKRIKKVLYSQKDIEQKIVELANWVNEEFKNSNDLIVVCLLKGAMPFMAQLIKNITVDHSIDFMITSSYAGSHASSGSVKVIMDLANDIENKDVLIVEDIIDSGITLEKIKGILLTRKPNKLKILTLLDKPYNRKVNLNADKYGFLVPDEFLVGFGLDYKEKMRNLPYIGIFDEKFLEK; encoded by the coding sequence ATGGTTGATGTTGATAAAAGAATTAAAAAGGTTTTATATTCTCAAAAAGATATTGAGCAAAAAATTGTTGAATTAGCTAATTGAGTTAATGAAGAATTCAAAAATAGTAATGACTTAATTGTGGTTTGTTTACTTAAAGGTGCGATGCCATTCATGGCTCAATTGATTAAGAATATAACCGTTGATCATTCAATAGATTTTATGATCACTTCAAGCTATGCAGGTTCTCACGCAAGCAGTGGAAGTGTTAAGGTCATCATGGATCTAGCTAATGATATTGAAAATAAAGATGTTTTAATTGTTGAAGATATCATTGATTCAGGTATAACTTTAGAAAAAATCAAAGGTATTTTACTAACTAGAAAGCCTAATAAATTAAAAATTCTAACTTTACTTGATAAACCTTATAATCGTAAAGTTAACTTAAATGCTGATAAATATGGTTTTCTTGTACCTGATGAATTTCTTGTTGGTTTTGGTCTTGATTACAAAGAGAAGATGCGTAATCTTCCATATATCGGTATCTTTGATGAAAAATTCTTAGAAAAATAA
- a CDS encoding DNA gyrase/topoisomerase IV subunit B gives MAQNKQQYDANSLQQLEGLEHIRLRPGMYIGSTSETGLHHLVWEILDNSVDEHLAGFCDKIDIVITKENHIIITDNGRGIPADINKQSGLSGIELVLTKTNAGGKFNKDSYAFSGGLHGVGSSAVNALSKLMIATVKRDGNIYQAKFVDGGHIEEKTHIIGNCPLDETGTTIEFLPDYTIMERKPFSKEKIVDRAKQIAHLNKGLYISIEDQRDNSFTEFKFDNGIIDYVVELNDGYPLLHDQILYVSEEYSSNKGDGEFESDARIKVEVAMQYVKEYSNVPKVFSYVNNIFTSEGGHHQQGFLFALEKTINNYALRNKLIKNENERFTKDDLTQGLSAVISIRHSNPQFEGQTKAKLGSKDARVATNKIVSEYLERILNEDPVIAQAIINMAKAARKNRLDTAAFAESNKRKTAFDNAGLPGKLADCSSKNAEISELFIVEGNSAGGSAKMGRDRKTQAILPLRGKILNVEKARAHEIFKNEEILNLIQAIGTGVGENYNLNKLRYHKIVIMTDADVDGAHIRTLLLTFFFNYFRELIEYGFIYIAQPPLYKIQQNKTVEYAYNDEQKDEILAKLNPNQKINIQRYKGLGEMDPEQLWETTMNPETRNMLQVQINDVIETKKYFNTLMGEEVEPRREFIKENARFVKNLDI, from the coding sequence ATGGCACAAAATAAACAACAATATGATGCAAATAGTTTGCAACAACTTGAAGGTTTAGAACACATCAGACTTAGACCTGGTATGTATATCGGTTCAACCAGCGAGACTGGTTTGCACCACTTAGTATGAGAGATTTTAGATAACTCTGTGGATGAACATCTTGCAGGTTTTTGTGACAAAATAGACATTGTAATTACCAAAGAGAATCACATTATTATAACTGATAATGGTCGTGGAATTCCAGCAGATATCAACAAGCAAAGTGGTCTTAGTGGAATTGAATTAGTATTAACTAAAACTAACGCTGGTGGTAAATTCAACAAAGATTCATATGCATTCTCTGGAGGACTTCATGGAGTTGGTTCTAGTGCTGTAAATGCGCTAAGTAAGTTGATGATAGCAACAGTAAAAAGAGATGGAAATATTTATCAAGCTAAGTTTGTTGATGGTGGACATATTGAAGAAAAAACACATATTATTGGAAATTGTCCATTAGATGAAACTGGAACAACAATTGAATTCTTACCAGATTATACAATCATGGAAAGAAAACCATTTAGTAAGGAAAAGATTGTTGATAGAGCAAAACAAATTGCTCACTTAAATAAAGGTTTATATATCTCTATTGAAGATCAAAGAGATAATTCCTTTACTGAGTTTAAATTCGATAATGGAATTATTGATTATGTTGTTGAATTAAATGATGGGTATCCTTTATTACATGATCAAATTCTTTATGTATCTGAAGAGTATTCTTCAAATAAAGGTGATGGTGAATTTGAAAGTGATGCAAGAATTAAAGTTGAAGTAGCAATGCAATATGTTAAAGAATATTCAAATGTTCCTAAGGTATTTAGTTATGTAAATAACATCTTTACAAGTGAAGGTGGACATCACCAACAAGGTTTTCTTTTTGCTTTGGAAAAAACTATTAACAACTATGCATTACGTAATAAATTAATTAAAAACGAAAACGAAAGATTTACCAAGGATGACCTAACTCAAGGACTTTCAGCAGTTATTTCTATTAGACACTCTAATCCTCAGTTTGAAGGACAAACTAAGGCTAAATTGGGTTCTAAAGATGCTAGAGTAGCAACAAATAAAATTGTTAGTGAGTATCTTGAAAGAATTCTTAACGAAGATCCAGTGATTGCACAAGCTATTATAAATATGGCTAAAGCAGCTAGAAAAAACAGATTAGATACTGCTGCTTTTGCTGAAAGTAATAAACGTAAAACCGCTTTTGATAACGCAGGTTTACCTGGAAAATTAGCTGATTGTTCTTCAAAAAATGCTGAAATTAGCGAATTATTCATTGTTGAGGGAAACTCAGCTGGTGGTTCAGCCAAAATGGGTCGTGACCGTAAAACTCAAGCTATTTTACCTCTTAGAGGAAAAATTCTTAATGTTGAAAAAGCTCGTGCACATGAAATTTTTAAAAATGAAGAGATATTAAATCTAATTCAAGCTATTGGTACAGGTGTAGGTGAAAATTACAACTTAAACAAACTTAGATATCATAAAATCGTAATCATGACTGATGCTGATGTTGATGGAGCACACATTAGAACATTACTATTAACCTTTTTCTTCAATTACTTCCGTGAATTAATTGAATATGGATTTATTTATATAGCCCAACCTCCACTTTATAAAATTCAACAAAATAAAACTGTTGAATATGCCTATAATGATGAACAAAAAGATGAGATTTTAGCTAAATTAAATCCAAATCAAAAGATTAATATTCAACGTTATAAAGGTCTTGGAGAAATGGATCCTGAACAACTTTGAGAAACAACAATGAACCCAGAAACTAGAAATATGTTACAAGTTCAAATTAATGATGTGATTGAAACTAAGAAATATTTCAACACTCTTATGGGTGAAGAAGTTGAACCTAGACGTGAATTCATTAAGGAAAACGCTCGTTTTGTAAAAAACCTTGATATTTAA